One Halostagnicola kamekurae DNA segment encodes these proteins:
- a CDS encoding CBS domain-containing protein, whose amino-acid sequence MDDIFVARLMSTTLHTVSPDTLVEQAGQEMLENEIGSVVVVNDQNQLEGILTSTDFITIVAESYPKAETSVSRYMTTDVITASAQDSIREVADVMVEHGFHHVPVVNDDEGVIGIITSSDLAAYLSNVETPSPGEAA is encoded by the coding sequence ATGGACGATATTTTCGTCGCGAGACTGATGTCCACGACGCTGCACACCGTCAGTCCCGACACGCTGGTCGAGCAGGCCGGACAGGAGATGCTCGAGAACGAGATCGGCTCGGTCGTCGTTGTCAACGACCAGAACCAACTCGAGGGGATTCTCACCTCCACGGACTTCATCACAATCGTCGCCGAGAGCTACCCGAAAGCCGAAACGTCGGTCTCGCGGTACATGACGACGGACGTCATCACGGCCTCTGCTCAGGACAGCATTCGGGAAGTCGCAGACGTCATGGTCGAACACGGCTTCCACCACGTCCCGGTGGTCAACGACGACGAGGGCGTCATCGGGATCATCACGTCCTCCGATCTCGCGGCGTATCTCTCGAACGTCGAGACCCCGAGTCCCGGCGAAGCGGCCTAA
- a CDS encoding PD-(D/E)XK nuclease family protein, which yields MSERTLSVDALETYLRCPRRYAFAHVDEVRRPTADSDSSDRVDLARRAICDGLRTGELERDSLEEAMFERLATLWSEHDERFHSLAQRRFERRVLEATVRAYVEAVGTTHAAGIDELRSTSTAGELIGPALSLSSTVSISADEAATTRSITLESSVDYVVPDGASLVGVRFVPTVDSLGLLRYRSDWEGDVAELFADHFDPDDPTFEPGPVGTLLETAAVLDGLRELCDRLGLEGRTCRYVLIPLADRSRNSVNWVSETVETSVEAIDLTDVFLDHHTFGMTHEHRNETVEQRLASVVADLVSERREPASGWDQIETNSCPDCAYAVCCPRYISRRVGFDG from the coding sequence GTGAGTGAGCGAACGCTTTCGGTCGACGCGCTCGAGACGTATCTGCGCTGTCCGCGCCGCTACGCGTTCGCCCACGTCGACGAAGTCCGTCGCCCGACGGCCGATTCCGACTCGAGCGACCGCGTCGATCTGGCTCGCCGCGCGATCTGTGACGGCCTGCGAACGGGCGAACTCGAGCGTGACTCCCTCGAGGAAGCAATGTTCGAGCGACTCGCGACGCTCTGGAGCGAACACGACGAGCGCTTTCACTCGCTGGCACAGCGCCGGTTCGAACGCCGAGTGCTCGAGGCGACCGTCCGGGCGTACGTCGAGGCTGTCGGGACGACCCACGCGGCGGGGATCGACGAGCTTCGATCGACGAGCACCGCCGGCGAACTGATCGGCCCGGCGCTCTCGCTGTCGTCGACGGTCTCGATTTCGGCCGACGAGGCGGCGACGACCCGATCGATCACCCTCGAGTCCTCGGTCGATTATGTCGTCCCCGACGGCGCCTCGCTCGTCGGCGTTCGGTTCGTCCCAACGGTCGACTCGCTCGGACTCCTGCGATATCGGTCGGACTGGGAGGGCGACGTCGCCGAACTGTTTGCGGATCACTTCGATCCGGACGACCCGACTTTCGAACCGGGTCCAGTGGGGACGTTGCTCGAGACCGCCGCCGTTCTCGACGGCCTCCGGGAGCTGTGCGATCGTCTTGGACTCGAGGGCCGAACCTGTCGATACGTCCTGATCCCGCTCGCGGATCGCTCTCGAAACTCGGTCAATTGGGTCAGCGAAACCGTCGAGACGAGCGTCGAAGCGATCGACCTGACCGACGTCTTTCTCGACCACCACACGTTCGGTATGACACACGAACACCGGAACGAAACGGTCGAGCAACGGCTCGCGAGCGTCGTCGCCGATCTCGTTTCCGAGCGCCGCGAGCCCGCGAGCGGGTGGGATCAGATCGAAACCAACTCGTGTCCGGACTGCGCCTACGCGGTCTGTTGTCCGCGATATATCTCTCGGAGGGTGGGATTCGATGGCTGA
- a CDS encoding ATP-dependent helicase, translating into MADRSDSARDEPLEPKGNQRRVIESESASISVDAGAGTGKTTTMLMRIERAIDTGAVDPEDVLVLTFANEAASSIREAVSERLDPDAAAAIDVYTYHSFCYELVREYAYYLGLSPEFEVVTERKRRRIVGRLLAETEYDFAAAPARGDGSPADLADAIDWFIATMSQEDIDPDALASRLPSVRTLELCTEFVLWLEETASEEFSFDNEAFRYFNDPEHLEAARESLVEYGKLVGFCREKIAEAPSEFRTDPVVDTIDAYLRALQTCVTNTLETISLEEPTTKHLPRALFGNEIWGDSTGRLEQTPFGRLKHYVEFLRLARHYTDVYADYRERLARDDAVDFDELVRTATGLLTETDSVADEIANRWNHVYCDEFQDTDETQFRLIRALTEGENRPDLLAIGDKDQAIYGWRGTDREGLDRLANTGDEFESIELELNFRSRQEILDLTNNCSYGPQESKTLRENDRTPGEYDEVDPPHRLLKVESDELPWSTPEQVAKATARLLNGRLENVPRRSLEDVAIIVRTNRQAQAVADELESRRIPFAVSGSPRGEIHPGIQTVLSYLRVLVDREADAHLWRVLLFRYRVPESDLETLARRSDSLYDALFDCDLETGAAADPTGDDEPPVEAVDRLARARDHLEALESIRDVYPLSEFVRRFRERTNLEWFLTAAERTELERLERFVEGYDGDSVLTSLTSRFVDALERTLRASESSLDRGARSSDRVDVMTVHQAKGLQFDTVLVPFLSDEEWCVDGDYARRNRYRLLEATLDDEVDSPLLANLAAEPLGEEWRVLHVALTRAENHLLVFGSEYDYDGDETQVSVSDAESCLADDIEWSAAGKRMDLWSTITESFDTVRERYPETVVDWTDALETSAHANPGTITYYQDYDDRRVEPLETRAAIERVHHLGRLLRDGQLLPAADAASSARVGDDFEVPTARQASSLTTETVRFPVETLSSLSELEATMRHSYSALATHETCARKHYLDHVVQAPADPVRPAESDPETAPPDSQKAAETRADGRLVGSVFHAVAEEAFHRGYDTREEWHDAASRRLAARNALEHREALSACIDRYFEAEAAAVEEPIADWETVAAELPFVLEDVSGVAGDVVGYVDSIKRTPAGGLVVLDYKATADRIDPAEAVQLSVYARACERTFDEPIAGVGYVYVGDVDEPRVELLEPAERPDWSAVRESLASIDEPTFAETTPGPHCQYCPHRSLGCGPDGDATAEGKDEPSIEADGGQTGQ; encoded by the coding sequence ATGGCTGATCGATCCGACTCGGCGAGAGACGAACCGCTCGAGCCGAAGGGCAATCAGCGGCGGGTCATCGAGAGCGAGAGCGCGTCGATCTCCGTCGACGCGGGCGCCGGAACCGGGAAGACGACGACGATGCTCATGCGGATCGAGCGGGCGATCGATACCGGGGCGGTCGACCCCGAGGACGTGTTGGTGCTCACCTTCGCGAACGAGGCCGCCTCGAGCATTCGCGAAGCGGTCTCAGAACGGCTCGACCCGGACGCTGCGGCGGCGATCGACGTCTACACCTACCACTCGTTCTGTTACGAGTTGGTCCGGGAGTACGCCTACTATCTCGGGCTCTCACCGGAGTTCGAGGTCGTGACCGAACGAAAGCGACGGCGGATCGTCGGCCGACTCCTCGCCGAAACGGAGTACGATTTCGCGGCCGCTCCCGCTCGCGGCGACGGTTCGCCGGCGGACCTCGCGGACGCCATCGACTGGTTCATCGCGACGATGAGCCAGGAGGATATCGACCCCGACGCGCTCGCGTCGCGACTGCCGTCGGTTCGAACCCTCGAGCTGTGTACCGAGTTCGTCCTCTGGCTCGAGGAGACGGCCTCCGAGGAGTTCTCCTTCGACAACGAGGCGTTTCGGTACTTCAACGACCCCGAGCACCTCGAGGCCGCCCGCGAGTCGCTGGTCGAGTACGGCAAGCTGGTCGGCTTCTGTCGGGAGAAGATCGCGGAAGCGCCGAGCGAGTTTCGGACCGACCCGGTCGTCGATACGATCGACGCGTACCTGCGGGCGCTCCAGACGTGCGTGACCAACACGCTCGAAACGATCTCGCTTGAGGAGCCGACGACGAAACACCTGCCGCGAGCGCTGTTCGGGAACGAGATCTGGGGCGACTCGACGGGTCGACTCGAGCAGACGCCGTTCGGCCGGTTGAAACACTACGTCGAGTTCCTGCGACTCGCGCGCCACTACACCGACGTCTACGCGGATTACAGGGAGCGGTTAGCGCGCGACGACGCCGTCGACTTCGACGAACTCGTTCGGACGGCGACGGGCTTGCTCACCGAAACCGACTCCGTGGCCGACGAGATCGCGAACCGCTGGAACCACGTCTACTGCGACGAGTTCCAGGACACCGACGAGACGCAGTTCAGGCTCATTCGAGCGCTCACCGAGGGCGAAAATCGGCCAGATCTGCTCGCTATCGGCGACAAGGATCAGGCGATCTACGGCTGGCGAGGCACCGACCGCGAGGGCCTCGACCGCCTCGCGAACACCGGCGACGAGTTCGAGTCGATCGAACTCGAGTTGAACTTTCGCTCGCGCCAGGAGATCCTCGACCTGACGAACAACTGTTCGTACGGGCCACAGGAGTCGAAGACGCTTCGGGAGAACGACCGGACCCCCGGCGAGTACGACGAGGTAGATCCGCCCCACCGACTGCTGAAAGTCGAGAGCGACGAACTGCCCTGGTCGACGCCCGAGCAGGTGGCCAAAGCGACCGCCCGGCTGCTCAACGGCCGCCTCGAGAACGTCCCGCGGCGCTCGCTCGAGGACGTCGCGATCATCGTTCGGACGAACCGGCAGGCCCAGGCGGTCGCCGACGAACTCGAGAGTCGGCGGATCCCCTTCGCCGTCTCCGGCTCGCCGCGAGGCGAGATCCACCCCGGGATACAGACCGTGCTCTCGTACCTCCGGGTGCTCGTCGACCGAGAGGCCGATGCCCACCTCTGGCGCGTGTTGCTCTTCCGCTATCGAGTCCCCGAATCGGACCTCGAGACGCTCGCGCGCCGGAGCGACTCGCTGTACGACGCGCTGTTCGACTGTGACCTCGAGACCGGTGCGGCGGCCGACCCGACCGGCGACGATGAGCCTCCGGTCGAGGCCGTCGACAGGCTCGCGCGGGCCCGCGACCACCTCGAGGCGCTCGAGTCGATTCGCGACGTCTATCCGCTCTCGGAGTTCGTTCGACGCTTCCGGGAGCGGACGAACCTCGAGTGGTTCCTGACCGCGGCGGAACGCACCGAACTCGAGCGACTCGAGCGCTTCGTCGAGGGATACGACGGCGATTCGGTGCTGACGTCGCTCACGTCGCGGTTCGTCGACGCTCTCGAACGCACGCTCCGCGCGAGCGAGTCGTCGCTCGACCGCGGCGCTCGCTCGAGCGACCGGGTCGACGTGATGACCGTCCACCAGGCGAAGGGCCTCCAGTTCGACACCGTCCTCGTCCCCTTCCTCTCTGACGAGGAGTGGTGCGTCGACGGCGATTACGCTCGCCGCAACCGGTACCGACTCCTCGAGGCGACGCTCGACGACGAGGTCGACTCGCCGCTGCTCGCCAACCTCGCTGCGGAACCGCTAGGTGAGGAATGGCGCGTACTCCACGTCGCGCTGACTCGAGCCGAGAACCACCTGCTCGTGTTCGGCTCGGAGTACGACTACGACGGCGACGAGACGCAGGTGTCGGTCTCGGACGCCGAATCCTGTCTCGCCGACGATATCGAGTGGTCCGCGGCGGGAAAGCGAATGGACCTCTGGTCGACGATCACCGAGAGCTTCGATACCGTCCGCGAGCGGTATCCGGAGACCGTCGTCGACTGGACGGACGCGCTCGAGACGAGTGCGCACGCGAATCCGGGCACGATCACGTACTATCAGGACTACGACGACCGGCGGGTCGAACCGCTCGAGACGAGGGCGGCGATCGAGCGGGTCCACCACCTCGGTCGACTGCTCCGCGATGGGCAGTTGCTCCCGGCCGCCGACGCCGCGAGCAGTGCGAGAGTCGGCGACGACTTCGAGGTGCCGACGGCCCGTCAGGCGAGTTCGCTGACGACGGAAACGGTCCGGTTCCCCGTCGAGACCCTCTCGTCGCTCTCGGAGCTCGAGGCGACGATGCGTCACAGTTACTCCGCGCTGGCGACCCACGAGACCTGCGCTCGAAAACACTATCTCGATCACGTCGTGCAAGCGCCCGCCGATCCCGTTCGACCGGCCGAGAGCGACCCCGAGACCGCGCCGCCAGATTCACAGAAAGCAGCGGAGACCCGGGCCGACGGCCGTCTCGTCGGATCGGTCTTCCACGCCGTCGCCGAGGAGGCGTTCCACCGCGGCTACGACACCCGAGAGGAGTGGCACGACGCGGCCAGCAGGCGGCTCGCGGCGCGAAACGCCCTCGAGCACCGCGAGGCACTCTCGGCGTGTATCGACCGTTATTTCGAGGCCGAAGCCGCGGCGGTCGAGGAACCGATCGCCGACTGGGAGACGGTCGCTGCCGAACTGCCGTTCGTCCTCGAGGACGTCTCCGGAGTCGCCGGCGACGTCGTCGGTTACGTCGATTCGATCAAGCGAACCCCCGCGGGCGGGCTGGTCGTCCTCGATTACAAGGCGACCGCCGACCGGATCGATCCGGCCGAGGCCGTCCAGCTTTCCGTCTACGCTCGAGCCTGCGAGCGTACGTTCGACGAACCGATCGCTGGAGTCGGGTACGTCTACGTCGGTGACGTGGATGAGCCGCGGGTCGAACTCCTCGAGCCGGCGGAGCGCCCCGACTGGTCGGCGGTCCGCGAGTCGCTCGCGTCGATCGACGAGCCGACGTTCGCCGAGACGACGCCGGGGCCGCACTGTCAGTACTGTCCGCACCGCTCGCTCGGGTGCGGTCCCGACGGGGACGCGACCGCAGAGGGCAAGGACGAGCCCTCGATCGAAGCGGACGGCGGGCAAACCGGGCAGTGA
- a CDS encoding quinone oxidoreductase family protein produces the protein MRAIEVPAYGESDALEVVDVETPEPGPGEVRIEIEAAGINFADIMQRRGVYPGGPDAPYTPGMEAAGTIDEVGEGVDLEEGDRVVAMLETGGYAEYAIANAQMLFPIPDGMSFEEAAGFPVQFLTAHACLFEWGDLEAGESVLIQAAAGGVGTAAVQLASRAGAEVFGTASTQEKLELAADLGCDHPIQYTEVDFREPIADATDDEGVDLVLESVGDDVFDRSLDALAHFGRLVTYGVASGVPAEAENRRLLFENKSVRGFHLGQAAAHDPSRIMQAVPELTEGLQSGELEVVLGESFALEDAAEAHQYIEDRKSSGKIVLKP, from the coding sequence ATGCGAGCTATCGAGGTCCCAGCGTACGGAGAGAGCGACGCACTCGAGGTCGTCGACGTCGAAACACCCGAACCGGGTCCGGGCGAGGTTCGAATCGAAATCGAAGCCGCCGGGATCAACTTCGCGGACATCATGCAACGCCGCGGCGTCTACCCCGGCGGACCGGACGCGCCGTACACGCCCGGCATGGAGGCCGCGGGAACGATCGACGAGGTTGGTGAGGGCGTCGATCTCGAGGAGGGCGACCGCGTCGTCGCGATGCTCGAAACCGGCGGCTACGCCGAGTACGCGATCGCGAACGCTCAGATGCTGTTCCCGATTCCGGATGGAATGAGCTTCGAGGAAGCCGCCGGGTTCCCCGTTCAGTTTCTCACCGCCCACGCCTGTCTGTTCGAGTGGGGCGACCTGGAGGCGGGCGAATCGGTCCTGATACAGGCCGCGGCGGGCGGCGTCGGTACCGCCGCGGTGCAACTCGCCTCCCGGGCCGGTGCCGAGGTCTTCGGGACCGCGAGCACGCAGGAGAAACTCGAGCTCGCGGCGGACCTGGGCTGTGACCACCCGATCCAGTACACGGAGGTCGACTTCCGGGAGCCGATCGCGGACGCGACCGACGACGAGGGCGTCGACCTCGTCCTCGAGAGCGTCGGCGACGACGTGTTCGACCGCAGTCTCGACGCGCTCGCGCACTTCGGCCGACTCGTCACCTACGGCGTGGCGAGCGGCGTTCCGGCCGAGGCGGAGAACCGACGACTCCTCTTCGAGAACAAGAGCGTCCGCGGGTTCCACCTCGGACAGGCCGCCGCCCACGATCCGAGCAGGATCATGCAGGCCGTCCCGGAACTCACCGAGGGACTGCAATCCGGCGAGCTCGAGGTCGTCCTCGGCGAGTCGTTCGCGCTCGAGGACGCGGCCGAGGCCCACCAGTACATCGAGGACCGAAAGAGCTCGGGAAAAATCGTCCTGAAGCCGTAG
- a CDS encoding alpha-amylase domain-containing protein: MGNNHRQSRVAQEPSIDRRTVMKASAALGTLALSGATFGATGVKALPDGPEADEDTVALQMFHREWTEIESRIPDVADSGFDAIWVQQPAEMKLDWNDLTYDGTMGFYDEVGPYGHRDPHPPIGYQPVDLRNFDSSLGTEDELESLIETAHEHDIEVIVDTVLNHMADPVGPDGRIDWPQFDENEHFHNNGTLGDDCRVDGEAANYECDLLGLPSLDIEHPEVQSAHEAYIEKIASLGADGLRYDAAAHVWPWYFAENVNPLADDLDLWRVAEVWEESDIDRLLEWADTGMTVFDFPLHAAISDAFENGSMENLSQNAAPGVAHRDPSVAVTFVQNHDAVGPGVQPTDDAQTVPEGRAVELAEAFILAYAGMPMLYRSGPEEYHELEDEELSTLVTISKEFAHGEVIDRDVGIDHYVFEREGNLLTGINKGGQPRSVAVDSSWANTVLVDATGTGDDIEVDSSGKITVEIPAEGYVMYVEDADSIPAERGVSFDSLEYTVDEAESVDIGVTASAGDEPLTADVTLAVDGTEEATQSVDLDTESSTAVEFELGTADLDDGEYDLKVAIPDDSDTATLLVGSEADGGDLTLRTTVDVGYGQSVYFTGSTDELTDWGGGIEGTWSEGNVWEVTIADPGEFEWKTRRGPSGETGDVWERGDNHDHTDLEPSHQGWADDD, from the coding sequence ATGGGAAATAACCACAGGCAAAGCAGGGTAGCACAGGAGCCAAGTATCGACCGGCGAACCGTTATGAAAGCGAGCGCGGCGCTCGGAACGCTCGCGCTCTCGGGAGCCACGTTCGGCGCGACGGGCGTAAAGGCGCTGCCCGACGGACCCGAAGCCGACGAGGACACCGTCGCCTTGCAGATGTTTCATCGCGAGTGGACCGAAATCGAATCCCGAATCCCCGATGTCGCCGATTCGGGATTCGACGCCATCTGGGTCCAGCAGCCGGCCGAGATGAAACTGGACTGGAACGACCTCACCTACGACGGGACGATGGGATTCTACGACGAGGTCGGCCCCTACGGACACCGCGATCCTCACCCACCGATCGGCTACCAGCCGGTCGATCTGCGGAACTTCGACTCCTCGCTCGGAACGGAAGACGAACTCGAGTCGCTGATCGAGACCGCTCACGAGCACGATATCGAGGTCATCGTCGACACCGTTCTCAACCACATGGCCGATCCGGTGGGGCCAGACGGACGGATCGACTGGCCGCAGTTCGACGAGAACGAACACTTCCATAACAACGGAACGCTCGGCGACGACTGTCGGGTAGACGGCGAGGCGGCGAACTACGAGTGTGATCTGCTCGGCCTCCCCTCGCTGGACATCGAGCATCCCGAGGTCCAGTCGGCCCACGAGGCCTACATCGAGAAGATCGCGAGTCTGGGCGCCGACGGCCTGCGCTACGACGCGGCCGCACACGTCTGGCCGTGGTATTTTGCGGAGAACGTCAATCCGCTGGCAGACGACCTCGACCTCTGGCGCGTTGCGGAGGTCTGGGAAGAAAGCGATATCGACCGTTTGCTCGAGTGGGCCGACACTGGTATGACAGTCTTCGACTTCCCGCTTCACGCGGCTATCTCCGACGCGTTCGAGAACGGCAGCATGGAGAACCTCTCCCAGAACGCCGCCCCGGGCGTCGCCCATCGGGACCCAAGCGTCGCGGTCACGTTCGTCCAGAACCACGACGCCGTCGGTCCGGGGGTCCAGCCGACCGACGACGCCCAGACCGTCCCCGAAGGTCGCGCGGTCGAACTCGCGGAGGCGTTCATCCTCGCGTACGCCGGCATGCCGATGCTCTACCGGTCGGGTCCCGAGGAGTACCACGAACTCGAGGACGAGGAGCTGTCCACGCTCGTTACGATCTCGAAGGAGTTCGCCCACGGCGAGGTCATCGACCGCGACGTGGGAATCGACCACTACGTCTTCGAACGGGAGGGGAACCTCCTCACTGGGATCAACAAAGGCGGTCAGCCCAGGTCGGTGGCGGTCGACTCGTCCTGGGCCAACACTGTCCTCGTCGACGCCACCGGGACCGGCGACGATATCGAGGTCGACTCGAGCGGCAAGATCACCGTCGAAATCCCGGCCGAGGGATACGTCATGTACGTCGAAGACGCGGATTCGATCCCCGCAGAGCGTGGCGTTTCGTTCGACTCGCTCGAGTATACCGTCGACGAGGCCGAATCCGTCGACATCGGCGTCACAGCCAGCGCCGGAGACGAACCGCTCACCGCGGACGTGACGCTCGCAGTCGACGGAACCGAGGAGGCGACACAGAGCGTCGACCTCGACACCGAATCGTCGACAGCAGTCGAATTCGAACTCGGAACGGCCGATCTCGACGACGGCGAATACGACCTCAAGGTCGCCATCCCCGACGACTCCGACACCGCCACGCTCCTCGTCGGAAGCGAAGCCGACGGCGGCGACCTGACGCTTCGGACGACGGTCGACGTCGGATACGGCCAGTCGGTCTACTTTACGGGAAGCACCGACGAACTCACCGACTGGGGTGGCGGCATCGAAGGCACCTGGTCGGAGGGTAACGTCTGGGAAGTCACCATCGCCGATCCCGGCGAGTTCGAGTGGAAGACTCGCCGCGGCCCGTCGGGCGAGACCGGCGACGTCTGGGAGCGCGGCGACAATCACGATCACACCGACCTCGAGCCGTCCCATCAGGGCTGGGCGGACGACGACTGA
- the proS gene encoding proline--tRNA ligase: MSDESQELGITESKSHKPGEWYAEVVQKAGIADYAPMGGFIVTKPRGYALWERLQDELDGRFKETGVDNVYFPMFIPESFLEREKDIVEGFDPEVAWVTHGGHDELEERLAVRPTSESIIAPFMADWTRSHRDLPLRLNQWCSVVRWEATETKPFFRTKEFMWQEGHTAHASDEGAWNEVWTRLGQYEELYEDFLAIPVLRGKKPEHDKFPGADTTTTVEALMPDGKSVQGGTSHHLGQSFAEAFDITFVDEDEDEQTAYTTSWGLSWRALGALIMTHSDDQGLVLPPTVAPTQAVIVPIWQEDTKEKVLEYAEEIAADLEEAGVRVELDDRDERNPGFKFNEHELNGVPLRLEIGPNEVDDEEVTLVHRPDNENVVADRSGLVESVESNLETVYDKLYAAAEETLEENVREADSPEEIMGTIGKHGGYVRVPWCGDQACEEAIKEKVSAEIVMQPLAEEGGETTGVPEAPNDDDAECAVCGEPADEIAYFAKSY; this comes from the coding sequence ATGAGCGACGAGAGTCAGGAACTCGGGATCACCGAGTCGAAATCGCACAAGCCCGGCGAGTGGTACGCCGAAGTCGTCCAGAAGGCGGGGATCGCAGACTACGCGCCGATGGGCGGCTTCATCGTCACGAAACCGCGAGGCTACGCCCTCTGGGAACGCCTGCAGGACGAACTCGACGGCCGGTTCAAAGAGACCGGCGTCGACAACGTCTACTTCCCGATGTTCATCCCCGAGTCCTTCCTGGAGCGGGAGAAAGACATCGTCGAAGGGTTCGATCCCGAAGTCGCGTGGGTCACCCACGGCGGCCACGACGAACTCGAGGAGCGCCTGGCGGTTCGACCGACCAGCGAGTCGATCATCGCGCCGTTCATGGCCGACTGGACCCGCAGCCACCGCGACCTGCCGCTGCGGCTCAACCAGTGGTGTTCGGTCGTGCGCTGGGAGGCCACGGAGACGAAGCCGTTCTTCCGGACGAAGGAGTTCATGTGGCAGGAAGGCCACACAGCACACGCGAGCGACGAGGGCGCGTGGAACGAGGTCTGGACTCGGCTCGGACAGTACGAAGAACTCTACGAAGATTTCCTCGCGATTCCGGTGCTTCGCGGGAAAAAGCCCGAACACGACAAGTTCCCCGGCGCGGACACGACGACGACCGTCGAGGCGCTGATGCCCGACGGCAAGTCGGTTCAGGGCGGCACCAGCCACCACCTCGGCCAGTCGTTCGCGGAGGCCTTCGATATCACCTTCGTCGACGAGGACGAGGACGAGCAGACGGCCTACACCACGTCGTGGGGGCTCTCTTGGCGCGCACTCGGCGCACTCATCATGACCCACTCGGACGATCAGGGACTCGTGCTCCCGCCGACGGTCGCACCGACGCAGGCCGTCATCGTCCCGATATGGCAGGAGGACACGAAAGAGAAGGTCCTCGAGTACGCCGAGGAAATCGCGGCGGACCTCGAGGAAGCGGGGGTTCGCGTCGAACTCGACGACCGGGACGAACGCAATCCCGGCTTCAAGTTCAACGAACACGAACTCAACGGCGTGCCGCTACGCCTCGAAATTGGCCCCAACGAGGTCGACGACGAGGAGGTCACGCTGGTGCACCGACCCGACAACGAGAACGTCGTCGCGGACCGCTCGGGGCTGGTCGAGTCCGTCGAATCGAACCTCGAGACGGTCTACGACAAGCTCTATGCGGCCGCCGAGGAAACGCTCGAGGAAAACGTTCGCGAGGCCGACAGCCCCGAGGAGATCATGGGGACGATCGGCAAGCACGGCGGTTACGTGCGGGTCCCGTGGTGTGGCGATCAGGCCTGCGAGGAAGCCATCAAGGAGAAAGTCTCCGCAGAGATCGTAATGCAGCCGTTAGCCGAGGAGGGCGGGGAGACGACGGGCGTTCCCGAAGCGCCCAACGACGATGACGCCGAGTGTGCCGTCTGTGGCGAACCGGCGGACGAAATCGCCTACTTCGCGAAGTCGTACTAG